The following are from one region of the Haloactinomyces albus genome:
- a CDS encoding maleylacetate reductase and hydroxyquinol 1,2-dioxygenase domain-containing protein, with amino-acid sequence MRSFVHATNPNRVVFGYGTSAQVREEVERLGRTRALVLGSPPLAALGDRVHKALESLAAVRFDGAAMHTPVEVTEQVMELVREHSVDCVVAVGGGSTIGLAKAIAWRTGIDQVVLPTTYAGSEVTPVLGETAQGTKTTRSDAAILPETVLYDVEFTLDLPVSMSVTSGINAMAHAVEALYSQQTNPVVDGWALDSIRLMGRALPAIVADPADVDARAEALHAAWLAGTCLGLVGMGLHHKLCHTLGGSFDLPHAETHTVVLPHAMAYNAPAVPEVMRRIADALGTDDAPAGVHDLITSLDGPTSLRELGVAEQDLGTAAELATAKSYPNPRELTTEGIATLLHRAWAGERPASSGRPLAALHRLTEQVVASFDRASSPRLRQLLPDLVRHLHRFVADNDVTEDEWQYAIDFLTHTGRMCSDTRQEFVLLSDTLGVSSAVDLLTNSRTPEATPSAVLGPFYVEGPPAAEHGTDISQGLPGEPLWGDIKVTDTDGAAVPDAVVDVWQSNEDGYYDVQLPDLDGPVLRARFRTDDRGRFTFRSIAPSEYPIPDDGPVGSMLDAVGRHPYRAPHIHFMIMAPGRPRLITQLFVAGGAYLDSDAVFGVKDELIVDMPRQHGAMPDGRAVSESWRLLEFTFHIAADDEQNHGEDE; translated from the coding sequence ATGAGAAGTTTCGTCCATGCCACGAACCCGAACCGGGTGGTGTTCGGGTACGGCACGAGCGCGCAGGTGCGCGAGGAGGTGGAGCGGCTCGGACGCACGCGGGCTCTGGTGCTGGGCAGCCCGCCGCTGGCAGCACTCGGCGACCGGGTGCACAAGGCACTGGAATCGCTGGCCGCGGTCCGCTTCGACGGGGCGGCCATGCACACTCCCGTCGAAGTCACCGAACAGGTCATGGAACTGGTCCGCGAGCACTCGGTGGACTGCGTGGTGGCCGTCGGAGGCGGTTCCACAATCGGGCTGGCCAAGGCGATAGCATGGCGTACCGGTATCGATCAGGTCGTCCTGCCCACGACCTATGCTGGCTCCGAGGTCACTCCGGTGTTGGGTGAGACCGCGCAGGGCACCAAGACGACCCGCTCGGATGCGGCGATCCTGCCGGAAACCGTGCTCTACGACGTCGAGTTCACCCTCGATCTGCCCGTGTCGATGTCGGTGACCAGCGGCATCAACGCGATGGCCCACGCGGTGGAGGCGCTGTACTCGCAACAGACCAATCCGGTCGTCGACGGCTGGGCACTGGACTCCATCAGGCTGATGGGACGTGCCCTGCCCGCGATCGTGGCCGACCCGGCCGATGTGGACGCCCGCGCCGAGGCGCTGCACGCGGCGTGGCTGGCCGGAACCTGCCTGGGGTTGGTCGGCATGGGGCTGCACCACAAGCTGTGCCACACCCTCGGCGGCTCGTTCGACCTGCCGCACGCCGAGACCCACACCGTCGTGCTGCCCCATGCCATGGCCTACAACGCCCCGGCCGTGCCGGAGGTGATGCGGCGTATCGCCGATGCCCTGGGCACCGACGACGCCCCCGCTGGGGTGCACGACCTGATCACCTCGCTGGATGGGCCCACCTCGCTGCGGGAACTGGGGGTGGCCGAGCAGGATCTGGGCACCGCCGCCGAGCTGGCCACCGCGAAGTCCTACCCCAACCCCCGGGAGCTGACCACCGAGGGCATCGCGACGCTGCTGCATCGGGCGTGGGCGGGCGAGCGTCCGGCTTCGAGTGGCCGGCCGCTGGCGGCGCTGCACCGGCTGACCGAGCAGGTCGTCGCCAGTTTCGACCGGGCATCGAGCCCGCGCCTGCGGCAGCTGCTGCCGGATCTGGTGCGACACCTGCACCGCTTCGTGGCCGACAACGACGTCACCGAGGACGAATGGCAGTACGCCATCGACTTCCTCACCCACACCGGCCGGATGTGCAGCGACACCCGGCAGGAATTCGTGCTGCTGTCGGATACGCTCGGTGTCTCCAGCGCCGTCGATCTGTTGACGAACTCGCGCACCCCCGAGGCCACCCCGTCGGCGGTACTCGGCCCGTTCTACGTCGAAGGCCCCCCGGCGGCCGAGCACGGAACCGACATCTCCCAGGGGTTGCCCGGTGAGCCGCTGTGGGGCGATATCAAGGTCACCGACACGGACGGCGCCGCCGTCCCGGACGCGGTCGTCGACGTCTGGCAGTCCAACGAGGACGGCTACTACGACGTGCAATTGCCGGACCTGGACGGCCCGGTGCTGCGCGCCCGATTCCGCACCGACGACCGGGGCCGGTTCACGTTCCGATCCATCGCCCCCTCTGAGTACCCGATCCCCGACGACGGTCCCGTGGGCAGCATGCTCGACGCGGTCGGGCGCCATCCCTACCGGGCCCCACACATCCATTTCATGATCATGGCGCCGGGCCGTCCGCGCTTGATCACACAGCTTTTCGTGGCCGGCGGGGCCTATCTGGATTCGGATGCGGTGTTCGGCGTCAAGGACGAGCTGATCGTCGACATGCCACGGCAACACGGTGCCATGCCGGACGGGCGTGCGGTGAGCGAAAGCTGGCGCCTGCTGGAGTTCACCTTCCACATCGCCGCCGACGACGAGCAGAACCACGGAGAAGACGAGTGA
- a CDS encoding AraC family transcriptional regulator has translation MAELGLRDTNGILRLPWVQPERTSAGLGWEKLYVSTQREQPYQADFDAANSHLLILHRSGPVTVRRGHSRLTASRRMPTGGFFLHPAGKDLTVELGGELDTVHVYLDQAAIRQACGHAVEIAEVLGNHDPLLEQLVLSLDEVLRERDSSARTYVDHIAGLLAARLARKHSRVRLPEPTKAERTALTDRQFDTVREWMCTQLEEPIPLESMAGLVGLSVSQFSRKFKARTGLPPHRFLLHLRLDQASHLLRTGTLPIAEIATRCGFSHQEHLTRTMREHLGVTPAAMRRAG, from the coding sequence GTGGCGGAGTTGGGATTGCGCGATACGAACGGCATCCTCCGTCTGCCCTGGGTACAACCCGAGCGAACCAGCGCCGGTCTTGGCTGGGAGAAGCTGTACGTATCCACCCAGCGGGAACAGCCCTACCAAGCCGACTTCGACGCGGCGAACAGCCACCTGCTGATCCTGCACCGCAGCGGACCGGTGACCGTGCGACGTGGCCACTCCCGACTGACCGCCTCCCGACGAATGCCCACGGGAGGATTCTTCCTGCATCCTGCGGGCAAAGACCTGACGGTCGAACTCGGTGGGGAGCTGGACACGGTCCACGTGTACCTGGACCAGGCGGCGATCCGGCAGGCCTGCGGGCACGCCGTGGAGATCGCCGAGGTGCTCGGCAACCACGATCCGCTGCTGGAGCAGCTCGTGCTCTCGCTCGACGAGGTGCTGCGGGAGCGAGACTCCTCGGCACGCACCTACGTCGACCACATCGCCGGCCTGCTGGCGGCCCGGCTGGCGCGCAAGCACAGCCGCGTCCGGCTCCCCGAACCGACGAAAGCCGAGCGCACCGCATTGACCGACCGGCAGTTCGACACGGTTCGCGAGTGGATGTGCACCCAGCTCGAGGAGCCGATCCCGCTGGAGAGCATGGCCGGGTTGGTCGGTCTGAGCGTGAGCCAGTTCTCCCGCAAATTCAAGGCGCGAACCGGCTTACCCCCGCACCGATTCCTGCTGCACTTGCGCCTGGACCAGGCAAGCCACCTGTTGCGCACCGGCACTCTGCCGATCGCCGAGATCGCCACCCGGTGTGGTTTTTCCCACCAGGAGCACCTCACCCGGACGATGCGCGAGCACCTCGGCGTCACACCGGCCGCGATGCGCCGCGCGGGCTGA
- a CDS encoding 1-aminocyclopropane-1-carboxylate deaminase produces the protein MSLDAFDRFPLLFGPSPVHRLDRVTAHLGGAEIWAKREDCNSGIAFGGNKTRKLEYLVADALAQGCDTLVSIGGVQSNHTRQVAAVAARVGLKCVLVQESWVDWPDAVYDKVGNILLSRLSGAEVRLVESEFGIGVKESWQQAVAEIEASGGKPYAIPAGASEHRLGGLGFANWAYEVAEQERQLDTFFDTIVVCSVTGSTQAGMVAGFAALREQGGRPRRIIGIDASATPTETREQVTRIARNTADLVGVGPDLVDEEIVLDERFHAGTYGIPDEATLDAMRLAARTEGMITDPVYEGKSMAGLLDLVSRGEIDRDSTVLYAHLGGQPALNGYSALFG, from the coding sequence ATGTCCCTCGATGCGTTCGACCGTTTTCCCTTGCTGTTCGGTCCGTCACCGGTACACCGCCTGGACCGGGTGACCGCCCATCTCGGTGGCGCCGAAATATGGGCCAAGCGAGAGGACTGCAATTCCGGTATCGCCTTCGGCGGCAACAAGACCCGCAAACTCGAGTACCTCGTTGCGGACGCTCTCGCCCAGGGGTGCGACACGCTGGTGTCCATCGGTGGTGTGCAGTCCAATCACACTCGCCAAGTCGCCGCCGTGGCTGCCCGGGTCGGCCTCAAGTGCGTCCTCGTCCAGGAGAGCTGGGTTGATTGGCCGGATGCCGTGTACGACAAGGTCGGCAACATCCTGCTCTCCCGCCTCAGCGGTGCGGAGGTGCGCCTGGTCGAATCCGAGTTCGGCATCGGTGTCAAGGAGAGCTGGCAGCAGGCCGTGGCCGAGATCGAAGCCTCCGGGGGCAAGCCGTACGCGATCCCTGCTGGTGCTTCCGAGCACCGGCTCGGTGGGCTGGGCTTCGCGAACTGGGCATATGAGGTCGCCGAGCAGGAACGGCAGCTCGACACCTTCTTCGACACGATCGTGGTCTGTTCGGTCACCGGCAGCACCCAGGCGGGGATGGTTGCCGGTTTCGCGGCGCTGCGGGAACAGGGCGGCAGGCCGCGGCGCATCATCGGCATCGACGCCTCCGCCACCCCGACGGAGACTCGTGAGCAGGTGACCCGTATCGCGCGTAACACCGCCGATCTCGTCGGTGTGGGCCCCGATCTCGTCGATGAGGAGATCGTGCTCGATGAGCGTTTCCACGCCGGTACCTACGGCATTCCCGACGAGGCCACCCTGGATGCGATGCGGCTCGCGGCGCGTACAGAAGGCATGATCACCGACCCGGTGTACGAGGGAAAGTCGATGGCCGGTCTCCTCGATCTCGTCTCTCGTGGCGAGATCGATCGCGATTCCACCGTGCTCTACGCCCATCTGGGCGGGCAGCCCGCCCTGAACGGTTACAGCGCCCTGTTCGGCTGA
- a CDS encoding endonuclease/exonuclease/phosphatase family protein: protein MKPTLPSWRVRLRRTLATGALLSTASLSLVTLNPAAATAATCGDTATRIRDIQGTRHLSSLDGSEVTDVRGVVTAVGANGFWYQDPCPDADPATSEGLFVHTSHEPAVQVGDVVAVSGTVSEYRPGGTSTANLTTTELTSPSVTTLGTATVPAPTVLGDGGRIPPGTVIDDDATGSVEKSGTFDATDDGIDFYESMEGMRVRLDNAVATGPTNSYGEIPVLGDDGANASVRTTRGGIVLRQSDPNPERLLLDDKVVSGSTPTVNTGDHFSAPATGVLGYSFGNFKLQLTRPLSGVSESLPRETTESPTSEQLAVATMNVANLDAKDPQSTFDALAGQIVSHLAAPGIIALQEVQDNNGAENGPSDADRTWSRLIDAIGDAGGPTYDYRQIDPVNGESGGEPGGNIRVGFLFRTDRVSFAPGPHGDATTAVQVSDSGTSGDRVSLSLNPGRIDPGNPAFDNSRKPLIGKFHFDDEPVFVIANHFTSKGGDDPLFGRYQPPKRPSATKRTAQARIVADFYDKIEAIDPNARVIVAGDLNAFTFSPTLDALTEAGLTDLPATLPASDRYTYLYQGNSQVLDHLLVSPSLESAGYEFDIVHTNAEFATRPTDHDPQVVRLNLP, encoded by the coding sequence ATGAAACCCACCCTCCCCTCCTGGAGAGTCCGGCTGCGGCGCACTCTCGCGACCGGCGCGTTGCTGTCGACCGCCTCGCTGTCGCTGGTCACCCTGAACCCCGCGGCAGCGACGGCCGCCACCTGCGGGGACACCGCGACCCGGATCCGTGACATCCAAGGCACCCGGCACCTGTCCTCGCTCGACGGTTCCGAGGTCACCGATGTCCGCGGCGTGGTCACCGCAGTCGGTGCGAACGGATTCTGGTACCAGGATCCCTGCCCCGATGCCGACCCGGCCACCTCGGAAGGACTGTTCGTCCACACCTCGCACGAACCTGCTGTGCAGGTCGGTGACGTGGTCGCGGTCAGCGGCACGGTCAGCGAGTACCGTCCCGGCGGCACCAGCACCGCCAACCTCACCACCACCGAACTCACCTCCCCCTCGGTCACCACACTCGGCACCGCCACGGTGCCCGCCCCGACCGTGCTCGGCGACGGAGGCCGGATCCCACCGGGCACCGTGATCGACGACGACGCCACCGGCAGCGTGGAGAAATCCGGAACATTCGATGCCACCGACGACGGCATCGACTTCTACGAGTCGATGGAAGGCATGCGCGTCCGGCTCGACAACGCCGTCGCGACCGGCCCCACCAACTCCTACGGCGAAATTCCCGTTCTCGGCGACGACGGGGCGAATGCCTCGGTGCGCACCACCCGGGGCGGCATCGTGCTGCGCCAGTCCGACCCCAATCCCGAGCGCCTCCTGCTCGACGACAAGGTGGTCTCCGGCTCCACACCGACCGTGAACACCGGCGACCACTTCTCGGCCCCCGCGACCGGAGTGCTCGGCTACAGCTTCGGCAACTTCAAGCTCCAGCTCACCCGGCCCCTGTCCGGGGTCTCCGAATCCCTGCCCCGGGAGACCACCGAGTCGCCCACCTCCGAACAACTCGCCGTGGCCACCATGAACGTGGCGAACCTGGACGCCAAGGACCCGCAGAGCACGTTCGATGCCCTGGCCGGCCAGATCGTGTCCCACCTCGCCGCGCCCGGCATCATCGCCCTGCAGGAAGTCCAGGACAACAACGGCGCGGAAAACGGACCCTCCGATGCCGACAGGACCTGGTCGAGACTGATCGACGCCATCGGCGACGCAGGCGGCCCCACCTACGACTACCGCCAGATCGACCCGGTCAACGGGGAAAGCGGCGGTGAGCCGGGAGGCAATATCCGGGTCGGATTCCTGTTCCGCACCGACCGGGTGTCCTTCGCGCCCGGTCCCCACGGTGATGCCACCACAGCCGTGCAGGTCAGCGACAGTGGAACCAGCGGCGACCGAGTGTCACTGAGCCTCAATCCCGGCCGTATCGATCCCGGAAACCCCGCTTTCGACAACAGCCGCAAGCCACTGATCGGCAAGTTCCACTTCGACGACGAACCGGTGTTCGTCATCGCCAACCACTTCACCTCCAAGGGAGGTGACGACCCGCTGTTCGGTCGCTACCAGCCGCCCAAGCGCCCCAGCGCAACCAAGCGCACCGCCCAGGCGCGGATCGTGGCCGACTTCTACGACAAGATCGAGGCCATCGACCCGAACGCCAGGGTCATCGTCGCAGGCGATCTCAACGCCTTCACGTTCTCCCCGACCCTCGACGCACTCACCGAAGCGGGCCTGACCGACCTCCCGGCCACGCTGCCCGCCTCCGATCGCTACACCTACCTCTACCAGGGCAACTCCCAGGTACTCGACCACCTGCTGGTCTCTCCCTCCCTGGAGAGCGCAGGCTACGAGTTCGACATCGTGCACACCAACGCCGAATTCGCCACCCGGCCCACCGACCACGATCCGCAAGTCGTCCGGCTGAACCTCCCCTGA
- a CDS encoding alkyl sulfatase dimerization domain-containing protein produces MTDLLDYADRVWRGVATPESYLSGDLRSEGLHEVVNGVWMWSAFGNVFVFPTADGLVLFDTGASRTATSLHRAVRDRWSDPLTTAIYSHGHVDHVFGLDPFDREATDQGRPRPTVIAHEAVPARFDRYRRSAGHNTAVNRRQFRDPELVWPTEYRYPDVTYRETTEVRHGDLTLRLQHVLAETDDHTVAWWPERGILCCGDLFTWAAPNAGNPQKVQRYPLEWARALRWMAELNAQLLLPGHGLPIAGAARIRQALTDSAALLESLHDQVLELMNTGATLDEVLHRVTPPTELLEKPYLRPLYDEPEFVIHAVWRRYGGWWGGDPAQLKPAPRSELAHELATLAGGAEQLANRARSLAEDGRLRLAGHLAQLAGDAAPDGAAVHDDRAEVFRRLEDTATSTMARGVYGWAVAESEAVTDSLDVTTTLGRAAAARPTRITL; encoded by the coding sequence ATGACCGACCTGCTCGACTACGCCGACCGGGTGTGGCGCGGTGTGGCCACACCGGAGTCTTACCTCAGCGGTGACCTCCGCTCCGAGGGCTTGCACGAAGTCGTGAACGGAGTGTGGATGTGGTCGGCCTTCGGCAACGTCTTCGTCTTCCCCACCGCAGACGGGCTCGTGCTGTTCGACACCGGAGCGAGCCGTACCGCCACCTCCCTGCACCGCGCTGTCCGAGACCGCTGGTCCGATCCACTGACCACCGCGATCTATTCGCACGGACACGTCGACCACGTCTTCGGACTCGACCCGTTCGACCGGGAAGCCACGGACCAGGGTCGGCCACGGCCGACGGTGATCGCGCACGAGGCCGTGCCTGCGCGGTTCGACCGATACCGTCGATCGGCGGGCCACAACACGGCAGTCAACCGCCGCCAGTTCCGCGACCCCGAGCTCGTATGGCCCACCGAGTACCGCTACCCCGACGTCACCTACCGGGAAACCACCGAAGTGCGGCACGGTGACCTCACTCTGCGACTGCAGCACGTCCTCGCCGAGACCGACGATCACACCGTGGCGTGGTGGCCCGAGCGCGGGATCCTCTGCTGCGGCGACCTGTTCACCTGGGCCGCACCGAACGCGGGCAATCCCCAGAAAGTGCAGCGCTATCCACTGGAATGGGCGCGGGCACTGCGATGGATGGCCGAGCTGAACGCGCAGCTGCTGCTTCCCGGACACGGACTGCCGATCGCGGGTGCGGCACGGATCCGCCAGGCGTTGACGGATTCGGCGGCACTGCTGGAATCCCTGCACGACCAGGTTCTCGAGCTCATGAACACGGGAGCCACCCTCGACGAGGTGCTGCACCGCGTCACCCCGCCGACCGAGCTGCTGGAAAAACCCTACCTGCGTCCCCTCTACGACGAGCCGGAATTCGTGATCCATGCCGTGTGGCGACGCTACGGCGGCTGGTGGGGTGGCGATCCCGCACAGCTCAAACCGGCGCCCCGTTCGGAGTTGGCCCACGAGCTCGCCACCCTCGCCGGCGGCGCCGAGCAGCTCGCGAACCGGGCCCGCTCCCTTGCCGAGGACGGACGGCTGCGGCTGGCCGGTCACCTCGCACAGCTCGCCGGAGACGCCGCACCGGACGGTGCGGCAGTGCACGACGACCGCGCGGAGGTGTTTCGTCGACTGGAGGACACGGCCACCTCGACCATGGCCCGCGGGGTCTACGGGTGGGCCGTCGCCGAGTCCGAGGCGGTCACCGACTCGCTCGATGTGACCACCACACTCGGCCGGGCCGCAGCGGCCCGGCCGACCCGAATCACTCTTTAG
- a CDS encoding TetR/AcrR family transcriptional regulator has translation MASPTRSAQDTRERLILTAERLFAERGIGEVSLREVGAAAGQRNTSAAQYHFGNKDSLIAAILDHRMRVINDRRLRRLATMQAEGRSGELRSLLEACIFPLAGSTSESGGHYARFLSQCFADPHFRTSLDWESATSLRLVWAGIRRCLAHLPESVVQARLRMLEHIVLPTLADHEKIGDVADADNPAPWTIDLIDAAEGMLTAAVTAADRESLP, from the coding sequence ATGGCGAGCCCGACCAGGTCGGCACAAGATACGCGCGAGCGGCTGATTCTCACCGCCGAGCGGCTTTTCGCCGAGCGCGGTATCGGCGAGGTGTCGCTGCGGGAGGTCGGTGCCGCAGCCGGTCAGCGGAACACCTCCGCCGCGCAGTACCACTTCGGTAACAAGGACTCGCTGATCGCGGCGATCCTCGACCACCGGATGCGCGTTATCAACGATCGGCGTCTGCGCCGCCTGGCCACGATGCAGGCAGAGGGGCGCAGTGGTGAACTGCGATCGCTGCTGGAAGCATGCATCTTTCCGCTGGCAGGCAGCACGAGCGAGTCGGGCGGTCACTACGCTCGGTTCCTGTCCCAATGCTTCGCCGACCCGCACTTCCGCACCTCTCTGGACTGGGAGAGCGCCACCAGCCTGCGGTTGGTCTGGGCGGGTATTCGCCGTTGCCTGGCGCATCTGCCCGAGTCGGTGGTGCAGGCGCGATTGCGCATGCTCGAGCATATCGTCCTGCCCACGCTCGCGGACCACGAAAAGATCGGGGACGTAGCCGATGCCGACAATCCGGCGCCGTGGACCATCGACCTCATCGACGCCGCAGAAGGAATGCTCACCGCAGCGGTGACCGCCGCGGACAGGGAAAGCCTGCCGTGA
- a CDS encoding Lrp/AsnC family transcriptional regulator codes for MSFSAVTSPDSGARIDRLQDSAVLGETDLALIEALQVRPRAPWTRIAPALGLDATTAARRWHRLTDNGLAWLTAYPAPPVSTVGYVDVSCRPDALENLTERLRTWPCVFSIDRTTGEHQLVLSVVAPNLPALDAFLSEGLARLDGVRSVRLGIGTRFYREGSDWLVRALDQQQRSALVDNPARGSPSRPAQLRESDRALLLALSADARRSCADLAQDSGLSETTVRRRLSRMIRNRELYFRCDLAQRLAGWHVIATYRMDAPADRLSEVGQFMAALPETRLCAAVTGECNLLLSAWLRSSTECASLEERLLRRFPELDVTERNVTLHTVKRMGRLLNTDGVTVGHVPIGFRQSE; via the coding sequence ATGTCGTTCAGCGCCGTTACTTCGCCGGATTCCGGCGCACGAATCGACCGGCTGCAGGATTCCGCCGTTCTCGGTGAGACGGACCTGGCTCTGATCGAGGCTCTTCAGGTTCGTCCGCGCGCCCCGTGGACCCGGATCGCTCCCGCTCTGGGACTCGACGCCACCACCGCGGCACGCCGCTGGCACCGACTCACCGACAACGGCCTCGCCTGGCTGACCGCGTATCCGGCCCCTCCCGTCTCGACGGTCGGATACGTGGACGTGTCCTGCCGTCCGGACGCGCTGGAGAACCTCACCGAGCGGCTGCGCACCTGGCCGTGCGTGTTCAGCATCGATCGGACGACCGGGGAACATCAGCTGGTTCTGAGCGTCGTGGCCCCCAACCTGCCCGCGCTCGATGCGTTCCTCTCCGAGGGGTTGGCACGGCTCGACGGTGTGCGGTCGGTACGACTCGGCATCGGCACGCGCTTCTATCGCGAGGGCAGCGATTGGCTGGTGCGCGCCCTGGACCAGCAACAGCGTTCCGCGCTGGTGGACAACCCGGCACGGGGCTCGCCGTCCCGTCCGGCTCAACTGCGCGAATCCGACAGGGCGCTGCTGCTCGCGTTGAGTGCCGATGCACGCCGCAGCTGTGCGGATCTCGCTCAGGACTCCGGACTCAGCGAGACGACAGTACGGCGACGACTGAGCCGCATGATCCGAAATCGCGAACTGTACTTCCGTTGCGATCTCGCCCAGCGGCTCGCGGGCTGGCACGTCATCGCCACCTACCGGATGGACGCCCCGGCCGACCGACTGAGCGAGGTGGGACAGTTCATGGCGGCACTGCCGGAAACCCGGCTGTGCGCCGCCGTGACCGGCGAGTGCAACCTGTTGCTGTCGGCATGGCTGCGGTCATCCACCGAGTGCGCTTCCCTGGAAGAGCGGTTGCTGCGCCGTTTCCCGGAGCTGGACGTCACCGAGCGCAATGTCACCCTGCACACCGTCAAACGTATGGGTCGGCTGCTCAACACCGACGGGGTGACGGTCGGGCACGTGCCGATCGGGTTCCGGCAAAGTGAGTAG
- a CDS encoding MFS transporter — protein MHKTTRITVVLLFAAWTVDYIDRLVVNLALPAIGDTFDLAHGERGLIISAFFLTYALCQIPGGLLADRFGGVRMACSALALWSVFTGLTAAAWSFVALLAVRCCFGAAQGLFPGAALNTLSARSVPEQRMTANGWMQSSNAIGGLLAALLASALLTAWNWRVMYVTVSVLGVLVLLAVVRWMPAPLPPEQTGQMVRRARGATAAVLRSPVMWGFALLFFSYDVVIWGLNSWSASYLVEQRGLEIRYAGLLAIAPTLAAAVGAVVGGRLSDRFEGRPRKIIVPAMVVVAVLLFLLPRTPSVATYVVCGTLLSGAAGLCYLPSFSVPLRSLPPKLSGVASGMILFGGQLSGIITPTVFGTVVDHFSYTAAFSVLITGPVLAIVAVLCVPQTTERFLSRFRHIGTNTKEDIDARGAEHRV, from the coding sequence GTGCACAAGACGACACGGATTACCGTGGTGCTGCTCTTCGCGGCTTGGACCGTTGACTACATCGATCGGCTGGTTGTCAATCTCGCCCTGCCCGCGATCGGCGATACCTTCGATCTCGCCCACGGCGAGCGTGGTCTGATCATTTCGGCGTTCTTCCTCACCTACGCCTTGTGCCAGATTCCCGGTGGGTTGCTGGCCGACCGTTTCGGTGGGGTGCGGATGGCCTGCTCGGCCCTGGCGCTGTGGTCGGTGTTCACCGGACTGACCGCTGCGGCGTGGTCGTTCGTCGCTCTGCTGGCGGTGCGCTGCTGCTTCGGTGCGGCGCAGGGACTCTTCCCCGGGGCGGCGCTGAACACGTTGAGCGCGCGCAGCGTGCCGGAACAGCGCATGACGGCGAACGGCTGGATGCAGAGTTCCAACGCCATCGGCGGGTTGCTGGCGGCTTTGCTGGCCTCGGCGCTGTTGACGGCGTGGAACTGGCGGGTCATGTACGTGACGGTCTCGGTGCTGGGTGTGCTGGTGCTGCTGGCGGTCGTCCGCTGGATGCCCGCGCCGTTGCCGCCGGAGCAGACCGGCCAGATGGTGCGGCGGGCTCGCGGGGCGACGGCCGCGGTGCTGCGCTCGCCGGTGATGTGGGGTTTCGCGCTGCTGTTCTTTTCCTACGACGTGGTCATCTGGGGCCTGAACTCGTGGTCGGCGTCGTACCTGGTCGAACAGCGCGGCCTGGAGATCAGGTACGCGGGGCTGCTCGCGATCGCGCCGACTCTGGCCGCCGCGGTGGGCGCGGTGGTCGGTGGTCGGCTCTCCGACCGGTTCGAGGGGAGGCCGCGGAAGATCATCGTCCCGGCGATGGTGGTGGTGGCGGTGCTGCTGTTCCTGCTTCCGCGGACTCCGTCGGTGGCGACCTATGTCGTCTGCGGCACGCTGCTGAGCGGGGCGGCCGGGCTGTGCTACCTGCCGTCCTTCTCGGTGCCGCTGCGCAGCCTTCCCCCGAAGTTGAGCGGTGTGGCCTCCGGAATGATCCTGTTCGGCGGTCAGCTCTCCGGAATCATCACGCCCACCGTGTTCGGCACCGTCGTCGACCACTTCTCGTACACGGCCGCCTTCAGCGTGCTGATCACCGGGCCGGTGCTGGCCATCGTGGCAGTGCTGTGTGTCCCGCAGACCACCGAGCGTTTTCTTTCCCGTTTCCGACACATCGGTACGAACACCAAGGAGGACATCGATGCCCGCGGCGCCGAGCACCGTGTTTGA